From one Luteipulveratus mongoliensis genomic stretch:
- a CDS encoding NAD(P)/FAD-dependent oxidoreductase: MSKQGHVRTGRHRIVIIGSGFGGLFAARALKRADVDITLISSTTHHLFQPLLYQVATGILSEGLIAPSTREVLHRQRNVQVIFGHVDEIDLEAKQVEARALDTVQTYDYDSLIVAAGAGQSYFGNDQFARFAPGMKSIDDALELRGRIFGSFELAEIAAAAGRHDEVSALMTFVVVGAGPTGVEMAGQISELSRRTLKRDFRNIDPTDARVVLLDAAPAVLGAFGDRLGAKAQARLERMGVEVQLDAKVVDVDATGIEVEDKDGEHRRIDSICKVWAAGVQASALGKQLADQSGAGIDRSGRVEVQPDLTLPGHPEVFVVGDMISLDKLPGVAQVAIQGGRYAARQIKRDLKGEQPEAPFKYHDKGSMATISRFSAVASIGKLRLSGFIAWLMWLAVHLVYIIGFKSRFTTMLHWAVAFLGRARGERTSTEQQIYARLAIERLGDDFTPSLNMGNGSSRPKAAQPDEEQHTA, from the coding sequence ATGAGCAAACAGGGACATGTGCGTACCGGTCGGCACCGCATTGTGATCATCGGATCGGGCTTCGGAGGACTCTTCGCGGCCCGCGCCCTCAAGCGTGCGGACGTCGACATCACCCTGATCTCATCGACCACGCACCACCTGTTCCAGCCGCTGCTCTACCAGGTTGCGACCGGCATCCTGTCCGAGGGACTCATCGCCCCGTCGACTCGTGAGGTGCTGCACCGGCAGCGCAACGTGCAGGTCATCTTCGGTCACGTCGACGAGATCGACCTCGAGGCCAAGCAGGTCGAGGCGAGGGCGCTCGACACCGTCCAGACGTACGACTACGACAGCCTGATCGTCGCGGCCGGTGCCGGGCAGTCCTACTTCGGCAACGACCAGTTCGCCCGGTTCGCGCCGGGTATGAAGTCGATCGATGATGCGCTCGAGCTGCGCGGCCGCATCTTCGGGTCGTTCGAGCTGGCCGAGATCGCCGCCGCAGCAGGTCGGCACGACGAGGTCTCCGCGCTGATGACCTTCGTGGTCGTCGGGGCAGGCCCGACCGGTGTCGAGATGGCCGGCCAGATCTCCGAGCTGTCTCGCCGCACGTTGAAGCGCGACTTCCGCAATATCGACCCGACCGATGCACGCGTTGTGCTCCTGGATGCGGCACCGGCGGTGCTGGGCGCGTTCGGCGACCGCCTCGGCGCCAAGGCGCAGGCCCGGCTCGAGCGCATGGGTGTTGAGGTCCAGCTGGACGCCAAGGTCGTCGACGTGGACGCGACCGGCATTGAGGTGGAGGACAAGGACGGCGAGCACCGTCGTATCGACTCGATCTGCAAGGTCTGGGCAGCCGGCGTACAGGCCAGCGCGCTCGGCAAGCAGCTCGCCGACCAGTCGGGCGCCGGTATCGACCGGTCCGGACGCGTCGAGGTCCAGCCTGACCTGACCCTGCCCGGGCACCCCGAGGTCTTCGTCGTCGGCGACATGATCTCGCTCGACAAGCTCCCCGGCGTCGCCCAGGTGGCGATCCAGGGTGGTCGCTACGCCGCGCGGCAGATCAAGCGCGACCTCAAGGGCGAGCAGCCCGAGGCGCCGTTCAAGTACCACGACAAGGGCAGCATGGCGACGATCTCGCGGTTCAGCGCGGTCGCCAGCATCGGCAAGCTGCGGCTGTCCGGTTTCATCGCCTGGCTGATGTGGCTGGCGGTCCACCTCGTCTACATCATCGGGTTCAAGAGCCGTTTCACGACGATGCTGCACTGGGCCGTTGCGTTCCTCGGGCGCGCTCGCGGCGAGCGCACCTCGACCGAGCAGCAGATCTATGCGCGGCTGGCGATCGAGCGGCTGGGCGATGACTTCACGCCGTCGCTCAACATGGGCAACGGCAGCTCCCGCCCGAAGGCCGCCCAGCCCGACGAGGAGCAGCACACCGCCTGA
- a CDS encoding MFS transporter, with protein MNRSRRPFVALAVAETFSITGTRLSTIAIPWLVLTMTGSATLTGVVAFTEMLPYVIAKALGGPLIDRLGAKRIAITCDSASVAVVSLVPVLYALGALSTAVLLPIVFVMGVLRGPSDGAKQSMVPHVAEQAGMPLERVTGVAGAIERLGSTVGAAAAGGLVAAIDPAPALAVNAVTFAIAALVVRWGIPAMRPVPPVEETDATTYRQDLQEGWTFLRKDAVLVGIVVMVATTNLLDQAWSTVLLPVWIRDQGHGAELLGAIFAVFSACSIGGAAIAAAIGERLPRLPIYAGAFLLTGLPRFLVFVLDSPLAGIFAVLAIGGFASGFINPILGAVIFERIPKALVGRVASLNTALCWVLIPFGSLVGGALVTLIGVGPTLLVFGLAYFATTLLPLTRRSFREFSKRPVPRAEDLDLTA; from the coding sequence ATGAACCGGTCACGCCGCCCCTTCGTCGCGCTCGCGGTCGCCGAGACCTTCTCGATCACCGGCACGCGGCTGTCAACGATCGCGATCCCGTGGCTGGTGCTGACGATGACAGGCAGCGCCACCCTGACCGGCGTCGTGGCCTTCACCGAGATGCTTCCGTACGTCATCGCGAAGGCTCTCGGTGGCCCGCTCATCGACCGTCTGGGCGCCAAACGTATTGCCATCACGTGTGATTCAGCTTCGGTTGCCGTCGTCAGTCTCGTGCCCGTGCTGTACGCCTTGGGCGCGCTCTCGACCGCGGTGCTGCTTCCGATCGTGTTTGTCATGGGTGTCCTGCGTGGACCGTCGGACGGCGCCAAGCAGTCGATGGTGCCGCACGTGGCGGAACAGGCAGGCATGCCGTTGGAGCGCGTGACAGGTGTCGCCGGAGCCATCGAGAGGCTGGGCTCCACGGTGGGCGCCGCCGCAGCCGGTGGCCTGGTCGCGGCGATCGATCCGGCGCCGGCGCTAGCGGTCAATGCGGTGACCTTCGCGATCGCCGCACTCGTCGTGCGGTGGGGGATCCCGGCCATGCGACCCGTGCCACCGGTGGAGGAGACGGATGCGACGACGTACAGGCAAGATCTTCAGGAGGGATGGACCTTCCTGCGCAAGGACGCGGTCCTCGTCGGCATCGTGGTGATGGTCGCGACCACCAACCTCCTCGACCAAGCCTGGTCAACGGTGTTGCTACCAGTGTGGATTCGCGATCAGGGCCACGGTGCCGAGCTGCTCGGCGCGATCTTCGCCGTCTTCTCCGCGTGCTCGATCGGTGGCGCTGCGATCGCCGCGGCCATTGGGGAGCGGCTGCCGCGACTCCCGATCTACGCCGGTGCCTTCCTGCTCACAGGGCTGCCTCGCTTCCTCGTCTTCGTCCTCGACTCGCCGCTCGCAGGGATCTTCGCTGTGCTCGCGATCGGTGGCTTTGCCTCCGGGTTCATCAACCCGATCCTGGGTGCCGTGATCTTCGAGCGCATCCCCAAGGCGCTGGTCGGCCGTGTTGCGTCGCTCAACACCGCACTGTGCTGGGTGCTGATCCCATTCGGCAGTCTTGTAGGCGGAGCCCTGGTGACGCTGATCGGAGTCGGGCCGACGTTGCTGGTGTTCGGTCTGGCTTACTTCGCCACGACGCTCCTCCCGCTGACACGGCGCAGCTTCCGGGAGTTCAGCAAGCGTCCGGTGCCTCGGGCGGAGGATCTGGACCTCACGGCCTGA
- a CDS encoding FHA domain-containing protein, with protein sequence MTHPQDPYRAQDGAGDAEYPSQPGGGAHAAGGYQPQGYDPAQGQQPYNPGGYSDQGGPAQQNGQPFDQAQFQPYGQEPAPSTGPDGASSIVWADQGNPGPSPAWSGPTARGGANAGGQPQAYDPGQQSFGAGSQPSYDAGAPQSYDAPRPYETGQPQAQDPSRPPMQDEPASASYPAPDAAPAAPSWQGPSFDAPAPGGDAAWQPLQHEQAAPSAAPADPWVSHGAAPTAHDVQHDWAAREGASIPDIPDRPAPDLPGQPGPDVPERPSEPDAPDQPGTPPGFPNPEPSAWGAEPGQSGLPQSGPSWGAEQAPSASPWANAAPAAPAAPEAPAWGGSAGYPAEAPVAREQQPAYDPSPAQQPPSYQPPVPQSHPAAYQPPAPHEQPGQQGHQPPSYDGPPSAANAPLAPAEAAEALPTQQAPAVPPPAGNEPAEEALTIGRGRANSIVLDDMLVSRQHVRITVDDEGLAIEDLGSRNGTFVNGRRIERTHLREGDRIGIGASTFEVRDGWLVSI encoded by the coding sequence ATGACGCACCCACAGGACCCCTACCGCGCGCAGGACGGCGCGGGCGACGCGGAGTACCCGTCGCAACCCGGAGGCGGAGCTCACGCGGCCGGCGGCTACCAGCCGCAGGGCTACGACCCGGCGCAGGGTCAGCAGCCCTACAACCCGGGCGGCTACTCCGACCAGGGTGGCCCTGCCCAGCAGAACGGCCAGCCGTTCGACCAGGCGCAGTTCCAGCCCTACGGCCAGGAGCCCGCGCCGAGCACCGGCCCCGATGGTGCCTCCTCCATCGTGTGGGCCGACCAGGGCAACCCTGGACCGTCGCCGGCCTGGTCAGGCCCGACGGCCCGAGGTGGCGCCAACGCCGGAGGCCAGCCCCAGGCGTACGACCCGGGCCAGCAGTCGTTCGGCGCCGGTTCGCAGCCGTCGTACGACGCGGGGGCACCGCAGTCGTACGACGCGCCTCGCCCCTACGAGACCGGCCAGCCTCAGGCGCAGGATCCCTCCCGGCCGCCGATGCAGGACGAGCCCGCGTCCGCTTCTTACCCGGCTCCGGACGCGGCACCCGCTGCGCCGAGCTGGCAAGGACCGTCGTTCGACGCCCCTGCACCCGGTGGTGACGCCGCCTGGCAGCCGCTGCAGCACGAGCAGGCCGCGCCGAGCGCAGCTCCCGCGGACCCGTGGGTCAGCCACGGTGCTGCACCGACCGCACATGACGTGCAGCACGACTGGGCCGCGCGCGAAGGTGCCTCGATCCCTGATATCCCGGACCGTCCGGCACCGGACCTCCCCGGCCAGCCCGGTCCCGATGTGCCCGAGCGGCCCTCGGAGCCCGATGCGCCGGACCAGCCGGGCACTCCTCCAGGCTTCCCCAATCCTGAGCCTTCAGCCTGGGGCGCCGAGCCCGGCCAAAGTGGGCTGCCCCAGAGCGGGCCGAGCTGGGGTGCCGAGCAGGCACCCAGTGCCTCGCCCTGGGCCAATGCGGCACCGGCCGCACCTGCCGCACCAGAGGCACCCGCATGGGGTGGCTCCGCCGGCTACCCGGCCGAGGCGCCGGTCGCACGCGAGCAGCAGCCGGCGTACGACCCGTCCCCGGCTCAGCAGCCACCGTCCTACCAACCGCCCGTGCCGCAGAGCCACCCCGCGGCCTACCAGCCGCCGGCACCTCACGAGCAGCCGGGCCAGCAGGGTCACCAGCCTCCGTCGTACGACGGACCGCCGTCCGCGGCCAACGCGCCCCTGGCGCCGGCCGAGGCCGCGGAGGCCCTGCCGACGCAACAGGCACCGGCCGTGCCCCCGCCCGCAGGCAACGAGCCCGCGGAGGAGGCGTTGACCATCGGTCGCGGCCGCGCCAACTCGATCGTGCTGGACGACATGCTGGTCTCGCGCCAGCACGTGCGGATCACGGTTGACGACGAGGGTCTGGCGATCGAGGACCTCGGCAGCCGGAACGGCACCTTCGTCAACGGACGTCGGATCGAGCGCACCCACCTGCGCGAGGGCGACCGGATCGGTATCGGCGCGTCCACGTTCGAGGTTCGTGACGGCTGGCTCGTGTCGATCTGA
- a CDS encoding M16 family metallopeptidase, producing the protein MPLDYPIHQRTLPNGLRVVISPDHNVPTVTVNLWVDVGSRHEPEGKTGFAHLFEHLMFQGSRNVAEGEHFSRLMAEGARLNATTWFDRTNYFETVPKGAFELALWMEADRHGYLLDAVNQANLDNQRDVVKEEKRQRYDNRPYGHAMEDVYATIFPKGHPYHHSTIGSMEDLDAASVDDVHEFFRRYYGPNNTVLTLVGDLTPEEGFAAAERYFGPLPASAQPPREAVEPLAPLTEPVRLERVEDVPSNRLYLAFRLPPAGSPEFDAAELAMDLLAGLATSRLYRRIVRREQVATSVSRTAMGLVDGVSLAMLVVDAADDADLDDVEARVCEELERLGKDGPTEIEMETLRNDSERWWLSALASHDERADTISQYTLLHDDPEFVNTYLDRVAAVSAEQIRDVVATWLAPQSRAVVAYLKEDVA; encoded by the coding sequence ATGCCGCTGGACTACCCGATCCACCAACGCACCTTGCCCAACGGGCTGCGCGTCGTCATCTCGCCGGACCACAACGTGCCGACCGTGACCGTCAACCTCTGGGTCGACGTCGGCTCACGGCACGAGCCGGAGGGCAAGACCGGTTTTGCGCACCTCTTCGAGCACCTGATGTTCCAGGGCTCGCGCAACGTCGCGGAGGGCGAGCACTTCTCGCGCCTGATGGCCGAGGGTGCCCGGCTCAACGCGACGACCTGGTTCGACCGGACCAACTACTTCGAGACGGTCCCCAAGGGTGCGTTCGAGCTCGCCCTCTGGATGGAGGCCGACCGGCACGGCTACCTGCTGGACGCGGTCAACCAGGCCAACCTGGACAACCAGCGCGACGTGGTCAAGGAGGAGAAGCGGCAGCGTTACGACAACCGTCCCTACGGCCACGCCATGGAAGACGTCTACGCCACGATCTTCCCCAAGGGCCATCCCTACCACCACTCCACGATCGGCTCGATGGAAGACCTCGACGCCGCATCCGTGGACGACGTGCACGAGTTCTTCCGCCGCTACTACGGCCCCAACAACACGGTGCTGACGCTGGTCGGAGACCTGACGCCGGAGGAGGGCTTCGCCGCGGCCGAGCGCTACTTCGGACCGCTGCCGGCCTCCGCGCAGCCACCTCGCGAGGCGGTCGAACCGCTCGCCCCGCTGACCGAGCCCGTACGCCTGGAGCGGGTCGAGGACGTACCGAGCAACCGTCTCTACCTCGCCTTCCGGCTCCCGCCGGCCGGCAGCCCGGAGTTCGACGCCGCCGAGCTGGCGATGGACCTGCTCGCCGGCCTCGCGACCTCGCGGCTCTACCGCCGCATCGTCCGGCGTGAGCAGGTCGCCACGTCGGTGTCCCGTACGGCGATGGGTCTGGTCGACGGGGTGTCGTTGGCGATGCTGGTCGTGGACGCCGCGGACGACGCCGACCTGGATGATGTGGAGGCACGTGTCTGCGAGGAGCTGGAGCGACTCGGCAAGGACGGACCGACCGAGATCGAGATGGAGACGCTGCGCAACGACAGCGAGCGGTGGTGGCTCTCGGCCCTTGCCTCGCACGACGAGCGTGCCGACACGATCAGCCAGTACACCCTGCTGCACGACGACCCAGAGTTCGTGAACACCTACCTCGACCGGGTCGCTGCGGTCAGCGCTGAGCAGATCCGCGACGTCGTCGCGACCTGGCTCGCGCCCCAGTCACGAGCCGTCGTCGCCTACCTGAAGGAGGACGTCGCATGA
- a CDS encoding M16 family metallopeptidase → MSAVTTTRPEVVAPEPWAFPAPARHVLANGMTALIYRLPGQYVTSTRVVLPSVLSAEPRDREGVASIVSRTMDEGTASHTGEELAELFERNGIGLGAGVSEQGLTVDLDATTSRLGQALDLAAECLREPVFDQAEVGRHVRQRLSEIDHERAGAASRAAIEWVQTFYTSASRGSRPTSGGRETVEPITSADCATYHAAHVRPAGGTVIVAGDVDEQSAIADLERTLGAWSPESASAATDSAEPRDQRDAGSQRIVFVDRPGSVQTEVYVGTAGPNRRAEGGWAAYPALSFLLGGSPSARIDAVLREDKGYTYGMRTSFRPRRHDGLFIAAGSVRGDVTAESYGLLLDVLEGATEGFTAEETQSAIDYIGKTAPGRFATADAVADEAARLRLDGLDTDFVSSYLEDVRALTPERLQEAWKSVVGSWTTVLVGDAEAHADAVRALGRGEVTIVT, encoded by the coding sequence ATGAGCGCCGTGACCACCACCCGCCCGGAGGTCGTAGCCCCTGAGCCCTGGGCGTTCCCGGCTCCGGCGCGGCACGTGCTGGCCAACGGGATGACGGCCCTGATCTACCGGCTGCCGGGCCAGTACGTCACCTCGACCCGTGTCGTCCTGCCCTCAGTGCTGTCCGCAGAGCCGCGCGATCGCGAAGGCGTGGCCTCGATCGTGTCCCGCACGATGGACGAGGGCACCGCGTCACACACGGGCGAAGAACTCGCAGAGCTGTTCGAGCGCAACGGAATTGGTCTCGGCGCTGGTGTCTCGGAGCAGGGGCTCACGGTCGATCTCGACGCCACTACAAGTCGCCTCGGCCAGGCGCTCGACCTCGCGGCGGAGTGTTTGCGCGAGCCGGTCTTCGACCAGGCAGAGGTCGGGCGGCACGTGCGGCAGCGACTGTCCGAGATCGACCACGAGCGAGCGGGTGCGGCATCGCGCGCGGCCATCGAGTGGGTGCAGACGTTCTACACCTCGGCGTCGCGCGGGTCACGCCCGACGAGTGGTGGTCGGGAGACGGTGGAGCCGATCACGAGCGCCGACTGTGCGACGTACCACGCAGCTCACGTCCGACCCGCCGGCGGCACGGTGATCGTCGCGGGTGACGTGGACGAGCAGTCCGCGATCGCTGACCTCGAGCGCACCCTGGGTGCCTGGTCGCCCGAATCTGCTTCTGCTGCAACGGATTCCGCTGAGCCGCGCGATCAGCGTGACGCAGGATCGCAGCGGATCGTCTTCGTGGACCGTCCGGGCTCGGTGCAAACCGAGGTCTACGTCGGCACCGCGGGACCCAACCGGCGCGCTGAGGGAGGTTGGGCGGCGTACCCCGCACTCAGCTTCTTGCTCGGCGGCTCGCCGAGCGCGCGGATCGACGCCGTGCTGCGCGAGGACAAGGGCTACACCTACGGCATGCGGACATCGTTCCGTCCCCGCCGGCATGACGGCCTGTTCATCGCGGCCGGCTCGGTGCGTGGAGATGTGACCGCGGAGTCGTACGGCCTGCTGCTCGACGTGCTCGAGGGCGCGACCGAAGGCTTCACCGCCGAGGAGACCCAGTCGGCGATCGACTACATCGGCAAGACGGCACCGGGTCGATTCGCGACGGCGGACGCGGTGGCGGATGAGGCGGCGCGGCTGCGGCTCGACGGGCTCGACACCGACTTCGTCAGCAGCTATCTGGAGGACGTCCGGGCACTGACGCCCGAGCGGCTGCAGGAGGCATGGAAGTCGGTCGTCGGGAGCTGGACCACCGTCCTGGTGGGCGACGCCGAGGCTCACGCGGATGCCGTACGCGCCCTCGGCCGAGGAGAGGTCACCATCGTCACCTGA
- a CDS encoding winged helix-turn-helix domain-containing protein: MTTPDGPREVSQIVPDATALKALTHPVRLRMLGMLRIDGPATATQLAQRLDLNSGATSYHLRQLAQHGFIEEDDSKGSKRDRWWRAKHESTSFAHDPAAPDADPDVEQASLAFTQAALSWQTSLAQQSVQEYAELPPEWRRTADHSDYTIPLTAEQAMALNRRLHEVLREVMEASPPLGEAIPDDTELYTVLLHSFPYPGRIVHRNEESES, encoded by the coding sequence ATGACCACTCCTGACGGACCCCGCGAAGTCAGCCAGATCGTCCCCGACGCGACCGCGCTCAAAGCCCTCACCCACCCCGTGCGGCTGCGGATGCTCGGCATGCTGCGCATCGATGGTCCGGCGACGGCGACCCAGCTGGCGCAGCGTCTCGACCTCAACTCCGGTGCGACCAGCTATCACCTGCGTCAGCTCGCCCAGCACGGCTTCATCGAGGAGGACGACTCCAAGGGGAGCAAGCGCGATCGGTGGTGGCGCGCCAAGCACGAGTCGACGTCGTTCGCCCATGACCCGGCTGCGCCGGACGCGGACCCGGACGTTGAGCAGGCGAGCCTGGCGTTCACCCAGGCAGCGCTCTCCTGGCAGACGAGCCTGGCGCAGCAATCCGTCCAGGAGTACGCCGAGCTGCCGCCGGAGTGGCGCCGGACCGCAGATCACAGCGACTACACGATCCCGCTGACTGCCGAGCAGGCGATGGCACTGAACCGCCGGCTGCACGAGGTGCTGCGAGAAGTCATGGAGGCGTCGCCGCCGCTCGGAGAGGCGATCCCTGACGACACCGAGCTCTACACGGTGCTCCTCCACTCGTTCCCTTACCCCGGTCGCATCGTGCACCGCAACGAGGAGTCGGAGTCATGA
- the gabT gene encoding 4-aminobutyrate--2-oxoglutarate transaminase: MTAAVTTQVPQRREIKTALPGPRSQELAARRTAAVAQGVGSVMPVYAARAGSGVIEDVDGNLLIDLGSGIAVTTVGSSAPRVVEAVQRQVADLTHTCFMISPYEGYIEVCERLAELTPGDHAKKSALFNSGAEAVENAVKIARYATGRQAIVAVDHAYHGRTNLTMALTAKAMPYKKGFGPFASDIYRVPTSYPFRDPEGMTGEQAAARAILAAEKAVGASDIAALVIEPIQGEGGFIVPAPGFLAALADWCTKNGIVFIADEVQSGFARTGAWFASDHEGVVPDLVTTAKGIAGGLPLAAVTGRAELMDSVHGGGLGGTYGGNPVACAAALGAIETMKSDGLVERAKAIETLAVGRLRELQARVPAIGDIRGRGGMLAVEIVKPGTLEPDAELTAAVAKKCHEQGVVILTCGTYGNVIRLLPPLVISDELLTEGLDVLAAAF; this comes from the coding sequence ATGACTGCCGCCGTGACCACTCAGGTCCCCCAGCGCCGCGAGATCAAGACCGCCCTGCCCGGGCCGCGCTCGCAGGAGCTGGCTGCCCGTCGTACCGCCGCCGTCGCCCAAGGCGTCGGATCGGTCATGCCGGTGTACGCCGCCCGCGCCGGCAGCGGAGTCATCGAGGACGTGGACGGCAACCTGCTGATCGACCTGGGCTCTGGCATTGCCGTGACCACCGTTGGTTCGTCGGCGCCGCGGGTGGTCGAGGCCGTGCAGCGCCAGGTCGCCGACCTCACGCACACCTGCTTCATGATCAGCCCCTACGAGGGCTACATCGAGGTGTGCGAGCGGCTGGCCGAGCTGACTCCCGGAGACCACGCCAAGAAGTCCGCCCTGTTCAACTCGGGCGCCGAGGCGGTCGAGAACGCCGTCAAGATCGCGCGCTACGCGACGGGCCGGCAGGCGATCGTCGCCGTCGATCACGCGTACCACGGGCGTACCAACCTGACGATGGCGCTGACCGCGAAGGCGATGCCCTACAAGAAGGGCTTCGGTCCGTTCGCCTCCGACATCTATCGGGTGCCGACGTCGTACCCGTTCCGCGACCCCGAGGGCATGACCGGTGAGCAGGCAGCCGCGCGCGCGATCCTCGCCGCCGAGAAGGCTGTGGGCGCGTCCGACATCGCCGCGCTGGTGATCGAGCCCATCCAGGGCGAGGGCGGATTCATCGTCCCAGCGCCGGGTTTCCTTGCGGCGCTTGCGGATTGGTGCACGAAGAACGGGATCGTCTTCATTGCCGATGAGGTGCAGAGCGGGTTTGCGCGGACAGGCGCATGGTTCGCGAGCGACCACGAAGGCGTTGTGCCCGATCTCGTGACGACGGCCAAGGGCATCGCGGGCGGCCTGCCGCTCGCCGCCGTGACCGGGCGCGCGGAGCTGATGGACTCGGTGCACGGCGGAGGGCTCGGCGGCACCTACGGCGGCAACCCGGTCGCGTGCGCGGCGGCCCTCGGCGCTATCGAGACGATGAAGTCCGACGGCCTGGTCGAGCGCGCGAAGGCGATCGAGACACTGGCCGTCGGGCGGCTGCGCGAGCTGCAGGCACGCGTACCGGCCATCGGTGACATCCGCGGTCGGGGCGGCATGCTCGCCGTCGAGATCGTGAAGCCCGGCACGCTCGAGCCGGACGCCGAGCTGACAGCAGCGGTCGCCAAGAAGTGCCACGAGCAGGGTGTCGTGATCCTGACGTGCGGCACGTACGGCAACGTGATCCGTCTGCTGCCGCCGCTGGTGATCAGCGATGAGCTCCTCACCGAGGGTCTGGACGTGCTGGCAGCGGCCTTCTGA